In the Phaseolus vulgaris cultivar G19833 chromosome 7, P. vulgaris v2.0, whole genome shotgun sequence genome, one interval contains:
- the LOC137828202 gene encoding uncharacterized protein, producing MQSSFYLQNDLVHAWGLDRQLGYCAQGDRMKNVGVVDSEYIVHLGLPTLGGPNGNEAPTDSSGGNARAKVRMQSYIEMQVFGKRWKDAAKKDKCWIDPYEQQANLTTH from the exons ATGCAATCATCTTTCTATCTGCAGAATGACTTAGTCCATGCCTGGGGCCTGGATAGGCAACTTGGCTATTGTGCACAG GGTGATCGAATGAAAAATGTTGGTGTTGTTGATTCTGAGTACATAGTTCATCTGGGTCTGCCTACTCTTGGGGGCCCAAATGGCAATGAG GCACCAACAGACTCCTCTGGAGGTAATGCTAGAGCTAAA GTTAGGATGCAGTCATACATTGAAATGCAGGTTTTCGGTAAAAGATGGAAAGATGCAGCAAAGAAAGACAAATGTTGGATTGATCCATATGAACAGCAGGCAAACCTGACAACCCATTAG
- the LOC137828764 gene encoding ABC transporter B family member 1, whose product MSQNSEEIKTVEQWRWSEMQGLELMSSSAPVSDSHESNPTLEEKREERVMEEASVAKKDAASNGTFSSGGGGDKKGESISSVRFGELFRFADGLDYILMAIGTVGAFVHGCSLPLFLRFFADLVNSFGSNANNLDKMTQEVVKYAFYFLVVGAAIWASSWAEISCWMWTGERQSTRLRIRYLEAALDQDIQFFDTEVRTSDVVFAINSDAVMVQDAMSEKLGNFIHYMATFVSGFVVGFTAVWQLALVTLAVVPIIAVIGGIHTTTLAKLSSKSQDSLSLAGNIVEQTVVQIRVVLAFVGESRALQAYSSSLRTAQKIGYRTGFAKGMGLGATYFVVFCCYALLLWYGGYLVRHHYTNGGLAIATMFSVMIGGLALGQSAPSMAAFTKARVAAAKIFRVIDHKPGIDRKSESGLELESVTGLVELRNVGFSYPSRPEVTILNNFSLSVPAGKTIALVGSSGSGKSTVVSLIERFYDPSSGEVMLDGHDVKTLKLRWLRQQIGLVSQEPALFATTIRENILLGRPDADQVEIEEAARVANAHSFIIKLPQGYETQVGERGLQLSGGQKQRIAIARAMLKNPAILLLDEATSALDSESEKLVQEALDRFMIGRTTLVIAHRLSTIRKADLVAVLQQGSVTEIGTHDELFAKGENGVYAKLIRMQEMAHETSMTNARKSSARPSSARNSVSSPIITRNSSYGRSPYSRRLSDFSTSDFSLSLDASHSTYRPEKLAFKDQASSFWRLAKMNSPEWLYALIGSIGSVVCGSLSAFFAYVLSAVLSVYYNSNHRHMIREIEKYCYLLIGLSSAALLFNTLQHSFWDIVGENLTKRVREKMLTAVLKNEMAWFDQEENESARIAARLSLDANNVRSAIGDRISVIVQNTALMLVACTAGFVLQWRLALVLVAVFPVVVAATVLQKMFMTGFSGDLEAAHAKATQLAGEAIANVRTVAAFNSEKKIVGLFTSNLETPLRRCFWKGQISGSGYGIAQFALYASYALGLWYASWLVKHGISDFSKTIQVFMVLMVSANGAAETLTLAPDFIKGGRAMRSVFDLLDRRTEIEPDDPDATPVPDHLRGEVELKHVDFSYPTRPDMSVFRDLSLRARAGKTLALVGPSGCGKSSVIALIQRFYDPTSGRVMIDGKDIRKYNLKSLRRHIAVVPQEPCLFATTIYENIAYGHDSATEAEIIEAATLANAHKFISSLPDGFKTFVGERGVQLSGGQKQRIAIARAFVRKAELMLLDEATSALDVESERSVQEALDRACAGKTTIIVAHRLSTIRNANLIAVMDDGKVAEQGSHSQLLKNHPDGIYARMIQLQRFTNNQVIGMASGSSSSARPKDDEKEG is encoded by the exons ATGTCACAGAATTCTGAGGAGATAAAGACAGTTGAACAGTGGAGATGGTCTGAAATGCAAGGCCTTGAGCTTATGTCCTCTTCTGCTCCTGTTTCTGACTCACATGAATCCAACCCAACATTGgaagagaaaagagaagaaagggtaATGGAGGAGGCTTCAGTGGCCAAGAAGGATGCTGCTTCTAATGGTACTTTTAGTAGTGGTGGCGGTGGGGATAAGAAGGGTGAGAGCATTTCTTCTGTTCGGTTTGGTGAGCTTTTCAGATTTGCTGATGGATTGGATTACATTTTAATGGCAATTGGAACGGTTGGAGCATTTGTACATGGTTGCTCCTTGCCACTCTTTCTTCGTTTCTTCGCTGATCTTGTGAATTCATTTGGTTCCAATGCGAATAACTTGGACAAGATGACTCAGGAAGTGGTGAAG TATGCGTTTTATTTCCTGGTGGTGGGGGCTGCCATATGGGCATCCTCCTGGGCAG AGATATCGTGCTGGATGTGGACAGGTGAGAGGCAATCAACGAGATTGAGGATCAGGTATCTGGAAGCAGCGTTGGACCAGGACATTCAATTCTTTGATACTGAGGTTCGAACATCCGATGTTGTCTTTGCCATTAACAGTGATGCTGTCATGGTACAGGATGCCATGAGCGAGAAG TTGGGTAATTTCATTCACTACATGGCTACATTTGTTTCTGGATTTGTTGTGGGTTTCACTGCGGTATGGCAATTGGCACTGGTTACCCTCGCTGTGGTCCCTATAATTGCAGTAATCGGAGGCATTCACACCACCACCTTGGCCAAGTTATCTAGTAAAAGCCAGGACTCTCTTTCTCTAGCTGGTAACATTGTGGAACAG ACAGTTGTTCAAATTCGAGTGGTTTTGGCTTTTGTTGGGGAGAGTAGAGCATTGCAGGCCTATTCCTCTTCGTTGAGGACTGCACAGAAGATTGGCTACAGGACTGGATTTGCAAAGGGAATGGGATTGGGGGCCACTTACTTTGTTGTTTTCTGTTGCTATGCTCTTTTGCTTTGGTATGGTGGCTATTTGGTTAGGCACCACTACACCAACGGAGGACTTGCCATTGCTACCATGTTTTCTGTTATGATTGGTGGACT GGCTTTAGGACAGTCTGCACCTAGCATGGCTGCATTTACAAAGGCCAGAGTTGCTGCTGCAAAGATTTTTCGTGTGATAGATCACAAGCCGGGTATAGACAGAAAGAGTGAATCAGGTTTGGAGTTAGAGAGTGTTACAGGACTAGTAGAGTTGAGAAATGTCGGTTTTTCATACCCCTCGAGGCCAGAGGTTACCATCCTCAACAATTTTTCATTGAGTGTACCTGCTGGCAAGACCATTGCTCTAGTAGGGAGCAGTGGATCAGGAAAGAGCACAGTTGTGTCCCTCATTGAGAGATTCTATGATCCTTCTTCAG GAGAAGTAATGCTAGATGGGCATGATGTTAAGACATTGAAGCTTAGATGGTTGAGACAACAAATAGGATTAGTGAGCCAGGAGCCTGCTTTGTTTGCTACCACAATTAGAGAAAACATACTCTTGGGTAGGCCTGATGCAGATCAGGTTGAGATTGAAGAAGCTGCCAGAGTGGCCAATGCTCACTCCTTTATCATCAAACTTCCCCAAGGTTATGAAACTCAG GTAGGGGAGAGAGGCCTGCAACTTTCAGGAGGACAAAAGCAGAGAATAGCAATTGCAAGggcaatgctgaaaaaccctgcAATTCTTCTCCTAGATGAGGCCACAAGTGCATTGGACTCAGAGTCAGAAAAGCTGGTTCAGGAGGCCCTTGATCGGTTCATGATTGGCAGAACAACTCTTGTAATTGCTCATCGTCTCTCCACTATTCGCAAAGCTGACCTTGTGGCCGTGCTTCAGCAAGGAAGTGTCACTGAAATTGGAACTCATGATGAGCTCTTTGCTAAAGGTGAAAATGGAGTCTATGCGAAGCTTATTCGGATGCAGGAGATGGCACATGAAACTTCCATGACTAATGCCAGAAAGAGTAGTGCTAG GCCTTCAAGCGCCAGAAACTCTGTAAGCTCACCCATTATAACACGAAATTCTTCTTATGGGCGGTCACCGTACTCACGCAGACTATCTGACTTCTCTACATCTGATTTTAGTCTTTCCCTTGATGCATCACATTCAACTTACAGGCCTGAAAAGCTTGCCTTCAAAGATCAAGCTAGTTCCTTCTGGCGACTTGCAAAAATGAACTCCCCTGAATGGCTATATGCCTTAATTGGTTCTATAGGATCTGTTGTTTGTGGATCCCTTAGTGCATTTTTTGCGTATGTTCTTAGTGCTGTCCTCAGTGTTTATTACAATTCAAACCACAGACACATGATCCGAGAAATTGAAAAGTACTGTTACTTGTTGATTGGGCTATCATCGGCTGCTCTCCTCTTCAACACATTGCAGCACTCCTTCTGGGATATTGTTGGTGAAAATCTTACAAAACGAGTGAGGGAGAAAATGCTTACTGCAGTGCTTAAAAATGAAATGGCATGGTTTGATCAGGAGGAAAATGAAAGTGCTCGGATTGCAGCAAGGCTATCTCTTGATGCCAACAATGTCAGATCAGCCATCGGAGATCGGATTTCAGTAATTGTGCAGAACACTGCACTTATGCTAGTTGCCTGTACTGCAGGGTTTGTATTGCAATGGCGCCTTGCCCTTGTTCTTGTTGCCGTATTTCCGGTTGTTGTTGCAGCCACTGTTTTGCAG AAAATGTTCATGACTGGTTTCTCTGGTGACCTAGAAGCTGCTCATGCCAAGGCCACTCAACTAGCAGGAGAGGCTATAGCCAATGTAAGGACAGTTGCTGCTTTTAATTCGGAAAAGAAAATTGTTGGCCTTTTCACATCCAACCTTGAAACTCCACTTCGGCGCTGCTTTTGGAAGGGACAGATTTCTGGAAGTGGATATGGAATAGCTCAGTTTGCACTCTATGCTTCCTATGCACTTGGTCTTTGGTATGCTTCTTGGCTTGTGAAGCACGGTATATCTGATTTTTCTAAAACAATCCAAGTTTTTATGGTTCTCATGGTCTCAGCTAATGGTGCTGCTGAAACTTTAACCCTGGCTCCTGACTTTATAAAGGGCGGTCGTGCCATGAGATCGGTCTTTGATCTTCTTGACCGAAGAACTGAGATTGAGCCTGATGATCCAGATGCTACACCTGTTCCCGATCACCTTCGCGGTGAAGTAGAACTTAAGCATGTTGACTTCTCTTATCCAACTAGACCAGATATGTCAGTTTTTCGCGACCTCAGCCTTCGTGCCAGGGCAGGTAAAACTCTTGCACTTGTAGGGCCTAGTGGCTGTGGTAAGAGTTCAGTCATTGCACTCATACAAAGATTTTATGATCCAACATCCGGGCGGGTCATGATTGATGGAAAGGACATAAGGAAATACAATCTCAAGTCTCTCAGAAGGCACATTGCTGTGGTGCCTCAGGAGCCATGCCTATTTGCTACTACTATTTATGAGAACATTGCTTATGGACATGACTCAGCTACTGAAGCCGAGATCATAGAGGCTGCAACTCTTGCCAATGCTCACAAGTTCATATCTTCTCTGCCTGATGGATTCAAGACATTTGTTGGTGAGAGGGGAGTTCAACTATCCGGGGGACAAAAGCAAAGAATAGCAATTGCTAGAGCTTTTGTGAGGAAGGCAGAACTTATGCTTCTTGATGAGGCAACAAGTGCACTTGATGTTGAATCTGAGAGGTCTGTTCAGGAGGCCTTAGACCGTGCCTGTGCAGGAAAAACAACTATCATTGTTGCACACAGGCTATCAACTATTAGGAATGCCAATCTGATTGCAGTGATGGATGATGGGAAGGTAGCAGAGCAAGGCTCCCATTCACAGCTGTTAAAGAATCACCCTGATGGGATCTATGCACGCATGATTCAGTTACAAAGGTTCACGAATAACCAAGTCATTGGGATGGCCTCAGGTTCAAGTTCTTCAGCAAGACCAAAAGATGATGAAAAAGAAGGCTAG